Proteins encoded by one window of Clostridium perfringens:
- a CDS encoding BppU family phage baseplate upper protein yields the protein MSEIGLNINVDSYNNEGIKTIKGNNNAEIYKLYILKNKRRLSLVGKNVKLGYVMAGTTKGDVIENLNITNAEQGEITFPITNRISKQDGVYSCQLAIYGADGFLEHTATFGLTVEANIFTKIAGEIADSKDFTYLENILDKASKLSEKLKENTSTATNANSNLESNITEANNINSKLLENTSTATSLNKNLESNIDLAKEVKETIKDLDTKNTEATSNIGQLTGLNNKAQELSNNINQALPLNSELVKNTESAKAANTNLAATNQEATTKNAELQASLEKTKEFINGLDGSQNIPQIRMDVTELQNGLKSNQALSYEGSSISANDTLEGRTEGMRIGGRTLVNLLKEKIDFISSSNSPHTGQKKLVFATSPNKPFTFIADIKYTGSLPTQLFVRGNKTDSTFVEFGSIEITSNLNGKIVCVCKQNIDKGCSSVLIGFRSNSDNSTIKNAMILEGDWTNKEIPSYFEGLKSFGEAEKVEDKYKISILSCGLNIVDIPKWSKKETIDNKQCWVGDGYLSEGVKNGEPIVLNLATPVKKGDTVTLVSSNKATQYFNRFQLFNSVTNKVQTIGTNSTLNYWTTSNFSTTSDSEYDSIQINTGGIGAKSYIETLFIGIGSALNYKSYKEDKKDILIKEPLRSLPIGVLDILEENNGQVKINRNVKQFTITDAFNDIKALPSNEKFITFQILLSDMLADNSYSNLDVARNSMCSNFKWIKRAWDLTDVDSKDLEGYSVSNINGSFYIKILKSKLTTPDVNGFKAWLKDNPTEIIYQLATPVVEVIDRVIDIDLDTYQEKTYFSIENLLPGTLDFKVPSNLGSSLQNLAKEVNNIWDVINNLLVPSILDVNKKVALATIKNNLK from the coding sequence ATGAGTGAAATAGGACTAAATATTAATGTTGATTCTTATAATAACGAAGGCATTAAAACAATAAAAGGCAATAATAACGCAGAAATCTATAAACTATATATCTTAAAGAATAAAAGAAGATTAAGTTTAGTAGGTAAGAATGTTAAACTTGGCTACGTAATGGCTGGAACAACTAAAGGGGATGTAATAGAAAATTTAAATATTACAAATGCAGAGCAAGGAGAAATAACTTTCCCAATAACTAATAGAATATCTAAACAAGATGGTGTCTATAGTTGTCAATTAGCTATTTATGGAGCAGATGGATTCTTAGAGCATACAGCAACATTTGGATTAACTGTAGAAGCTAATATATTTACTAAAATAGCTGGAGAAATAGCAGATAGTAAAGACTTTACTTATTTAGAAAATATACTAGATAAAGCTAGTAAGTTAAGTGAAAAGTTAAAAGAAAATACTTCTACTGCGACTAATGCAAATAGTAATTTAGAATCTAATATAACAGAAGCTAATAATATTAATTCTAAGCTCTTAGAAAATACTTCTACTGCTACTTCTTTAAATAAAAATTTAGAATCTAACATAGATCTAGCTAAAGAAGTTAAAGAAACTATAAAAGATTTAGATACTAAAAATACAGAAGCTACAAGCAACATAGGTCAATTAACAGGTTTAAATAATAAAGCACAAGAACTATCGAATAATATCAATCAAGCTCTACCTTTAAATTCAGAATTAGTTAAGAATACTGAATCAGCTAAAGCTGCTAATACTAATCTTGCAGCAACTAACCAAGAAGCAACAACTAAAAATGCAGAACTTCAAGCTTCTTTGGAAAAGACTAAAGAATTCATAAATGGACTAGATGGAAGTCAAAACATTCCTCAAATTCGTATGGATGTAACGGAACTACAGAATGGACTTAAAAGCAATCAAGCTTTAAGTTACGAAGGAAGTTCTATAAGTGCTAATGATACTCTTGAAGGCAGAACAGAAGGAATGAGGATTGGTGGTAGGACTTTAGTTAATTTATTGAAAGAAAAAATAGATTTTATTTCTAGTTCAAATTCTCCACATACAGGACAAAAAAAATTAGTTTTTGCTACAAGCCCTAATAAACCATTTACCTTTATAGCCGACATAAAATATACTGGAAGTTTGCCAACTCAATTATTTGTCAGAGGAAATAAAACTGATTCCACCTTTGTTGAATTTGGTTCAATAGAGATAACAAGTAATTTAAATGGAAAGATAGTTTGTGTATGTAAACAAAATATAGACAAAGGATGTTCATCTGTATTAATAGGATTTAGGTCTAATAGTGATAACAGCACTATAAAAAATGCCATGATTTTAGAAGGAGATTGGACAAATAAAGAAATACCGTCTTATTTTGAAGGGTTAAAAAGCTTTGGAGAAGCAGAGAAAGTTGAAGATAAGTATAAAATTAGTATTTTATCATGTGGATTAAATATTGTAGATATACCTAAATGGAGCAAAAAAGAAACTATAGATAATAAGCAATGTTGGGTTGGTGATGGTTACTTATCAGAGGGAGTAAAGAATGGTGAACCTATCGTGTTAAATTTGGCAACCCCAGTAAAAAAAGGTGATACCGTTACTTTAGTATCTAGTAATAAAGCAACTCAATATTTTAATAGATTTCAGCTTTTTAATAGTGTTACAAATAAAGTTCAAACAATAGGTACAAATAGTACTTTAAATTATTGGACAACATCTAATTTTTCTACAACTTCTGATTCTGAATACGATTCTATTCAAATAAATACGGGTGGAATTGGTGCCAAAAGTTATATCGAAACGCTATTTATTGGAATAGGGAGTGCTTTAAATTATAAGTCTTACAAAGAAGACAAAAAAGATATTTTAATCAAAGAGCCATTAAGAAGTTTACCAATAGGGGTTTTAGATATTTTAGAAGAAAATAATGGACAGGTTAAGATTAATAGAAATGTTAAACAATTTACTATTACTGATGCTTTTAATGATATTAAAGCTCTCCCATCAAATGAGAAATTTATAACATTTCAAATTTTATTGTCAGATATGTTAGCAGATAACAGCTATTCAAACTTGGATGTTGCAAGGAATAGTATGTGTTCAAATTTTAAATGGATTAAGAGAGCGTGGGATTTAACTGATGTTGATTCAAAAGATTTAGAAGGTTATAGTGTATCTAATATAAATGGTTCCTTTTATATTAAAATATTAAAATCTAAATTAACTACACCTGATGTGAATGGCTTTAAAGCTTGGTTAAAAGATAATCCAACAGAGATTATATATCAACTTGCTACACCAGTAGTAGAGGTAATAGATAGGGTAATAGATATAGATTTAGATACTTACCAAGAAAAAACTTATTTTTCTATAGAAAATCTTTTACCAGGAACTTTAGACTTTAAAGTACCTTCAAACCTAGGAAGCTCTTTGCAAAACTTAGCTAAAGAAGTTAATAATATTTGGGATGTTATTAATAATTTATTAGTACCATCCATATTAGATGTAAATAAAAAAGTTGCATTAGCAACAATAAAAAATAATTTAAAATAA
- a CDS encoding hemolysin XhlA family protein, whose protein sequence is MNDELMEHRINKVEEKTEEHDKRIDKIEQGQAEFKIEIKNLCDSIKGLTTALKWGLCFLITTFVGFFFYAIQNHIFK, encoded by the coding sequence ATGAATGATGAACTAATGGAACATAGAATAAATAAAGTAGAAGAAAAAACAGAAGAACATGACAAGAGAATAGATAAGATAGAACAAGGACAGGCAGAATTCAAGATAGAAATAAAAAACTTGTGTGATAGTATAAAGGGACTTACAACAGCGTTAAAATGGGGCTTATGCTTCTTAATAACAACTTTTGTAGGTTTCTTTTTTTATGCTATACAAAACCACATATTTAAGTAG
- a CDS encoding head-tail connector protein — translation MVSLEEMKQYLRIDYSDDDELITSLIQQAQIYIDSCCGINYKLHTDKVNLANLLIKKMVSDQYDNRGLYLDSKKNGYDRMSSTILELLSNCEGIVNE, via the coding sequence ATGGTTAGCTTAGAAGAGATGAAACAATATCTTAGAATAGATTATTCGGATGATGATGAATTAATAACAAGTCTAATACAACAAGCTCAAATATATATCGATAGTTGTTGTGGTATTAATTATAAATTACATACAGATAAAGTTAATCTAGCTAATTTACTAATTAAGAAAATGGTTTCTGACCAGTATGATAACAGGGGATTATATTTAGATTCTAAAAAAAATGGTTATGATAGAATGTCTAGCACTATATTAGAATTATTATCTAATTGTGAGGGTATTGTTAATGAATAA
- a CDS encoding phage head closure protein: MNNRISIKKLEDKIVNGRRQKGVPSEFYNCWAEILDLYGQELYEAMEIKLENTIVFKIRYCKKLEELRKKDNFIVEWQGRKYSIYYPDFMGYNKQYIKLKCKEVL, translated from the coding sequence ATGAATAATAGAATAAGCATTAAGAAACTAGAAGATAAAATAGTTAATGGTAGAAGGCAAAAGGGAGTTCCATCAGAGTTCTATAATTGTTGGGCAGAAATATTAGATCTGTATGGACAAGAATTATATGAAGCTATGGAAATTAAGCTAGAGAATACTATTGTCTTTAAGATTAGATATTGTAAAAAGTTAGAAGAACTTAGAAAAAAAGATAACTTTATAGTAGAGTGGCAAGGGCGTAAATATAGTATCTATTACCCAGATTTTATGGGGTATAACAAGCAATACATTAAGTTGAAATGTAAGGAAGTATTATAA
- the gpG gene encoding phage tail assembly chaperone G, giving the protein MQVIVNGKKFESGKITRSKYRVYTEVRDKIASKEVYADSDLDEMVSVLVKIFDNQFTEDDINDDMDVSDIMLNFSAIDFDIATKVNNKAEKLQKAFTKGKK; this is encoded by the coding sequence ATGCAAGTTATAGTTAATGGTAAAAAATTTGAAAGTGGAAAAATAACAAGAAGTAAATATAGGGTTTATACAGAAGTTAGAGACAAAATAGCGTCCAAAGAAGTTTATGCTGATTCTGATTTAGATGAAATGGTTAGTGTTCTTGTAAAGATATTTGATAATCAATTTACAGAAGATGATATTAACGATGATATGGATGTATCTGATATTATGCTAAATTTTAGTGCAATAGACTTTGATATAGCTACTAAAGTTAATAACAAAGCTGAAAAACTACAAAAGGCTTTTACGAAGGGCAAGAAATAG
- a CDS encoding MBL fold metallo-hydrolase — MQYIQTKTVYIDRDELIEIKAIEHDVKTRFIDFKFIAANKILDISHCIVRVYALNSKGNEIFNNLTVTDGAKGIARLELTDALLVPGTTEYMLKITTDNGGILSSNRFNLIVDKDLMTGNAIEGTNEYKALDEALKTVGELNSMKVNIEKNATNIDKITEKLDYTSERMQDNTETIIYNLKNKEGSYGDCIVIKADDGTFSMIDCFMEENYQVQIQQLDKIGLTKLKYLFITHDHSDHIGNAPKIIEKYRPDFIVYKDGIDYSRLPATEQEWDTKGYHDRMLAAADKFNVQKIVANDQQFKIGKNDYIEAFASKFYDYTNENSMSVNYLLVSHGTKSLFPGDSTVATETHLQNRIGKIDLYKLSHHGADGGNSDKRFEELQARYCLIDRLDVYKKDIIKNFALKCLKYGGKVYSNDNNDMTVFKIARGAIYPCCHEYKLPLQFLDYYSGKYKMTNEAGGIATKGIYPYKSDFYFVKDDGFIAKNEWIKHDGIDYHASSSGALDRNCFIEGTFNEKPCYYWIDENCKMVIEPKLIYYNNNTYLIKSNTLMAEEEFYEYQANYYYAGKGGALKKNEWLYKDSNYYWLKFNGVMASEETLFIEGKWYDFNGSGVCTNPSAGRDTKAK, encoded by the coding sequence ATGCAATATATACAGACTAAAACAGTTTATATAGATAGAGATGAATTAATCGAGATTAAAGCAATAGAGCATGATGTTAAAACACGCTTTATAGATTTTAAATTTATAGCAGCTAATAAGATTTTAGATATAAGCCATTGTATTGTTAGAGTTTATGCACTTAATAGTAAAGGAAATGAAATATTCAATAATCTTACCGTAACAGATGGAGCTAAAGGAATAGCAAGGTTGGAATTAACAGATGCTTTATTAGTGCCAGGAACTACAGAATATATGTTAAAGATAACTACAGATAACGGTGGTATTCTTAGTTCTAATAGATTTAATTTAATAGTAGATAAGGACTTAATGACAGGTAATGCTATAGAAGGAACAAATGAGTATAAAGCACTAGATGAAGCTTTAAAGACAGTTGGGGAACTTAATTCTATGAAAGTAAATATAGAAAAAAATGCTACTAACATAGATAAAATAACAGAAAAATTAGATTATACAAGCGAAAGAATGCAAGATAATACAGAAACTATTATCTATAATCTTAAAAATAAGGAAGGTTCCTATGGGGATTGTATAGTCATAAAGGCGGATGATGGAACTTTTAGTATGATTGATTGCTTCATGGAAGAAAATTATCAAGTGCAAATTCAACAACTAGATAAAATTGGATTAACAAAGTTAAAATATCTTTTTATAACTCATGATCACTCTGACCATATTGGAAATGCTCCTAAAATAATTGAAAAATATAGACCTGACTTTATCGTTTATAAAGACGGTATAGATTATTCTAGGCTACCAGCTACAGAGCAAGAATGGGACACTAAAGGATATCACGATAGAATGTTAGCAGCAGCTGATAAATTCAATGTGCAAAAGATAGTTGCTAATGACCAACAATTTAAAATAGGTAAAAATGACTATATAGAAGCTTTTGCATCTAAATTTTATGATTATACTAATGAAAATAGTATGAGTGTTAATTATCTTCTAGTATCTCATGGAACTAAATCTTTGTTTCCTGGTGATAGCACAGTAGCTACTGAAACACATCTACAGAATAGAATAGGTAAAATTGATTTATACAAATTAAGTCATCACGGAGCTGACGGTGGAAATAGTGATAAAAGATTTGAAGAATTACAAGCTAGGTATTGTTTAATAGATAGATTAGATGTTTATAAGAAAGATATAATAAAAAACTTTGCTTTAAAATGTCTAAAATATGGCGGTAAAGTCTACAGTAATGATAATAACGATATGACAGTATTTAAAATAGCAAGGGGTGCTATTTATCCATGTTGTCATGAATATAAATTACCACTTCAATTCCTTGATTACTATAGTGGGAAATATAAAATGACTAATGAAGCTGGGGGTATTGCAACCAAAGGAATATATCCTTATAAGAGTGATTTCTATTTCGTAAAAGATGATGGATTTATTGCTAAAAATGAGTGGATAAAACATGATGGAATTGATTATCATGCAAGTTCTTCAGGTGCTTTAGATAGAAACTGTTTTATTGAAGGTACTTTTAATGAAAAACCTTGTTATTATTGGATAGATGAAAATTGCAAAATGGTTATAGAGCCTAAGCTTATTTATTATAACAATAATACTTATTTAATTAAGTCTAATACCTTGATGGCAGAAGAAGAGTTTTATGAATACCAGGCTAACTATTATTATGCTGGTAAAGGTGGAGCGTTAAAGAAGAACGAATGGCTTTATAAAGATTCTAATTATTATTGGCTAAAATTTAATGGTGTAATGGCTTCCGAGGAAACTTTATTTATTGAAGGCAAGTGGTACGACTTTAATGGAAGTGGAGTATGTACTAATCCAAGTGCTGGAAGAGATACAAAAGCTAAATAG
- a CDS encoding phage tail tape measure protein encodes MAANVKIGANSSDFQKQMKEMTQELKKVGSSFNLANTQAKLFGKSTDLLKSRQSELTSKMQIQNKMIDAQANNIKKLNGDLDKQKSTQKDLSSKIEETTRKYKESVEATGKNSKESKELAKELKGLKEDYAQNTKAIETNTTKLNNAETKLNNSKKVLLENKKALEEVNKELEKSKLDKFTEGLGKAGEKAGQISNKMKPASVAITGLGTAMALSEMKFEDGTANINTLLDDQSHLEGYKNKILEISTETGKSLEDTTEGMYTCISSIGDAGEETGRIFNVMANSAKAGGSETNDAVALISAGMKGYNQVNEETAKQISDLAFQTAKLGVTTFPEMASSMKPLFPLSSTLNISMQELFGSMATLTGVTGNTAEVSTQMKAVFSNLIKPTTDMDKLIKKYGYSNGQAMIKAKGLTGVLQILQKETGGQSDKLGKLFSSTEALTAVTALTGTQFDNFKDKTKAMNDALGSTDKALEKINNTTGNDLRTSLNMAKNSLVGFGEVLAPFISMGAKALSTLTKGLQDMSGWQKNLVVGFGASFVGANLLLGGFSKLSKGLKDNIKFAKDTAKAFKNGAGKLKDFAKATKEGTNIIGKFGKGILNSVKSVGKFAVSLVKSTVKGVIEFGKCILLVVKELGKLTLSLIKNTAILIKNGVVWTASKVKMLAYKTAQVAVTVATKAMTLAQKALNLALSMNPIGLVITLLVALAATFVYLYKHCENFRNGVNAVWSNVKSIFKGFANFFKGAFSRDWTQTFGLLCIQLNSFFGTVSVIWNGVKGVFTGIITFIKGVFTGNWRSAFQGLADIVKSIFGMLGGIIKAPINAAISGINMAIRGINGLSFDVPSWIPGIGGSHFGVNLPTIPALAEVGIVTKATMALVGEGKEHEAVIPLSKLDKLVSRSVEKVLNAKEDSKDNKQNNNIYEIIIPVDGKTIAKVVIDSMGNILNSNANSRAVVRGGGTNARFAF; translated from the coding sequence ATGGCAGCTAATGTTAAGATTGGTGCTAATTCGAGTGATTTTCAGAAGCAGATGAAGGAAATGACACAAGAACTTAAGAAAGTTGGAAGTAGCTTTAATTTAGCTAATACACAGGCTAAACTTTTTGGAAAAAGCACAGATTTACTTAAAAGTAGACAATCAGAATTAACTTCTAAGATGCAGATTCAAAATAAAATGATTGATGCACAAGCAAATAATATTAAAAAGTTAAATGGAGATTTAGATAAGCAAAAATCTACACAAAAAGACTTATCTTCTAAAATAGAAGAAACTACTAGAAAATATAAAGAAAGCGTAGAAGCAACAGGCAAGAATAGTAAAGAATCTAAAGAATTAGCTAAGGAGCTTAAAGGATTAAAAGAAGATTATGCACAAAATACTAAGGCTATAGAAACTAATACTACTAAGCTTAATAATGCAGAAACTAAGCTTAATAATAGTAAGAAAGTACTGTTAGAGAATAAGAAAGCATTAGAAGAAGTTAATAAAGAGTTAGAGAAGAGTAAATTAGATAAATTTACAGAAGGACTTGGAAAAGCTGGAGAAAAAGCTGGTCAAATAAGCAATAAAATGAAACCAGCTAGTGTTGCTATAACTGGCTTAGGAACAGCTATGGCACTTTCTGAAATGAAATTTGAAGATGGAACTGCTAATATTAATACTTTGTTAGATGATCAAAGTCATTTAGAAGGGTATAAAAATAAGATATTAGAAATTTCTACAGAAACAGGGAAAAGCTTAGAAGATACAACAGAAGGTATGTACACTTGTATTTCTTCTATCGGAGATGCTGGAGAAGAAACTGGAAGAATTTTTAATGTTATGGCAAATAGTGCCAAAGCTGGAGGATCAGAGACAAATGATGCAGTTGCCTTGATTAGTGCTGGTATGAAAGGATATAACCAAGTAAATGAAGAGACAGCTAAACAAATTTCTGACTTAGCGTTCCAAACAGCTAAATTAGGGGTAACAACTTTCCCAGAAATGGCATCAAGCATGAAACCTTTATTCCCTTTAAGTTCAACATTAAATATTAGTATGCAAGAATTGTTTGGTTCAATGGCTACTTTAACAGGTGTAACAGGTAATACTGCTGAAGTAAGTACACAAATGAAAGCTGTATTTAGTAACTTGATTAAACCAACTACAGACATGGATAAGTTAATAAAGAAATATGGGTATAGCAACGGACAAGCTATGATAAAAGCTAAAGGGCTTACAGGAGTTTTACAGATCTTGCAAAAAGAAACTGGTGGACAATCAGATAAGTTGGGTAAATTATTTAGTAGTACAGAAGCACTTACAGCAGTTACAGCACTTACTGGAACACAATTTGATAATTTTAAGGATAAAACAAAGGCTATGAATGATGCTTTAGGTTCTACAGATAAAGCTTTAGAAAAAATAAATAATACTACTGGTAATGATTTAAGGACTTCTTTGAATATGGCTAAAAATAGTCTAGTTGGATTTGGAGAAGTATTAGCACCTTTTATTTCTATGGGAGCTAAGGCATTGAGTACATTAACTAAAGGACTACAAGATATGTCTGGATGGCAAAAGAATTTAGTGGTTGGTTTTGGAGCATCTTTTGTCGGAGCTAACTTATTGCTAGGTGGATTTAGTAAACTATCGAAAGGTTTAAAAGATAATATAAAATTTGCTAAAGACACAGCAAAAGCATTTAAAAATGGTGCTGGTAAATTAAAAGACTTTGCTAAAGCAACAAAAGAAGGTACTAATATAATTGGAAAATTTGGTAAAGGTATTTTGAATAGTGTAAAAAGTGTTGGTAAATTTGCTGTTAGTTTAGTTAAGTCAACTGTAAAAGGTGTAATTGAGTTTGGTAAATGTATTTTATTAGTAGTTAAAGAATTAGGAAAATTAACATTATCTTTAATTAAAAATACAGCTATATTAATTAAAAATGGAGTAGTATGGACAGCTAGTAAAGTTAAAATGTTGGCTTATAAAACTGCACAAGTTGCCGTTACGGTAGCAACTAAAGCAATGACTTTAGCACAAAAAGCTTTAAATTTAGCCTTATCCATGAATCCAATCGGTTTGGTTATAACATTACTAGTAGCATTAGCAGCAACATTTGTATATTTATATAAACACTGTGAAAACTTTAGAAATGGAGTTAATGCGGTATGGTCAAATGTAAAATCTATATTTAAAGGATTTGCTAACTTTTTCAAAGGAGCATTTAGTAGAGATTGGACACAAACATTTGGTCTACTATGTATTCAACTTAATAGTTTCTTTGGTACAGTAAGTGTAATATGGAATGGTGTTAAAGGTGTCTTTACTGGAATAATAACATTTATTAAAGGTGTCTTTACTGGAAACTGGAGAAGTGCATTCCAAGGTTTGGCGGATATAGTTAAGTCTATTTTTGGTATGCTAGGTGGAATAATCAAAGCCCCTATTAATGCTGCAATTTCAGGAATTAATATGGCGATTCGAGGAATAAATGGATTAAGTTTTGATGTACCTTCATGGATTCCTGGCATAGGTGGAAGTCATTTTGGTGTTAACTTGCCTACTATACCAGCTTTAGCAGAAGTGGGAATAGTTACTAAAGCAACTATGGCTTTAGTAGGAGAAGGAAAAGAACATGAAGCAGTAATTCCACTTTCTAAATTAGATAAGTTAGTAAGTAGAAGTGTAGAAAAGGTTCTTAATGCTAAAGAAGATAGTAAGGACAATAAGCAAAACAATAATATTTACGAAATTATAATACCTGTAGATGGTAAAACTATCGCTAAAGTAGTCATAGATTCTATGGGAAATATATTAAATAGTAATGCAAATAGTAGAGCAGTTGTAAGGGGAGGTGGAACAAATGCTAGATTTGCTTTTTAA
- a CDS encoding major tail protein encodes MAEQVLKTRRKALKDIYIAIVTKNDATGYTADTPVKLGRAISAKVTVKKSTEATRSDDSIEEIIESDEGTEIEFDVNKLSMEQKAILRGASYKNGMLVYNKDDKAKEVAIGWRSRNTNGKYEFVWHYCGKFNSGWTEDYETEQDKTKTQTAKMKGTFYAREKDGNSCVEVDESYLLEEHTSAKSAIESWFTKVQEPIEK; translated from the coding sequence ATGGCAGAACAAGTATTAAAAACAAGAAGAAAAGCACTTAAAGATATATATATAGCTATAGTAACTAAAAATGATGCAACTGGTTATACAGCAGATACACCAGTTAAATTAGGAAGGGCGATTAGTGCGAAAGTTACAGTTAAGAAAAGTACAGAAGCAACTAGAAGTGACGATTCGATAGAAGAAATTATAGAAAGCGATGAAGGAACAGAGATAGAATTTGATGTTAATAAATTAAGTATGGAGCAAAAAGCTATACTTCGTGGTGCATCTTATAAAAACGGTATGCTTGTTTATAACAAAGATGATAAAGCTAAAGAAGTAGCAATAGGTTGGAGATCTAGAAATACAAATGGTAAGTATGAATTTGTATGGCATTATTGTGGAAAATTTAATAGTGGATGGACAGAAGACTATGAAACGGAGCAAGATAAGACTAAAACTCAAACAGCAAAAATGAAAGGTACATTTTATGCCAGAGAAAAAGATGGAAATTCTTGTGTTGAAGTAGACGAAAGTTATCTGTTAGAAGAACATACTAGTGCTAAAAGTGCAATAGAATCATGGTTTACTAAAGTACAAGAGCCAATAGAAAAATAG
- a CDS encoding phage major capsid protein, whose protein sequence is MKINEIKEQIKNLTGEIRNLTNAKDLDGAKAKMEELRNAKEMLRIEEELAEEEMRDLQKQKEERKDDVKMENREQQTAKELRAIIKAATGKSINEEERALLANNPQNGEGYILPQTVSTKIVELIRQYKSLRDVVGHMETSTLTGSFPIENFETVSGLVDFAEDGSAELTEAKDIKFKNVTYALKEKGAFVALSNTLLNMSDNDLIGYVANVFAKKAIITENKMAIETLGKGKVKKPLADHKALKKSLSVDLDPSVLYGCVIVTNQDGFAFLDAIEDKNGRPLLQPNPTDATKKMFNGFPIEVFSNSMLPTVGKKVPVIYGNLEEAVKFVDNGKYSFATSDQAGFLKNVTYARIIEHIDCVQVDASDKLYCYGELTIE, encoded by the coding sequence ATGAAAATAAATGAAATTAAAGAACAAATTAAAAACTTAACTGGAGAAATTAGAAATCTAACTAATGCTAAAGATTTAGATGGAGCTAAGGCTAAAATGGAAGAGTTAAGAAATGCTAAAGAAATGCTAAGAATAGAAGAAGAATTAGCAGAAGAAGAAATGAGAGATTTACAGAAACAAAAAGAAGAAAGAAAGGATGATGTAAAAATGGAAAATAGAGAACAACAAACAGCAAAAGAATTAAGAGCAATTATTAAAGCTGCAACAGGAAAATCTATAAATGAAGAAGAAAGAGCATTATTAGCTAATAACCCACAAAATGGAGAAGGATATATATTACCACAAACAGTATCTACTAAAATTGTAGAGTTAATAAGACAATATAAATCTTTAAGAGACGTTGTAGGACATATGGAAACTTCTACATTAACAGGATCTTTCCCAATAGAAAATTTTGAAACTGTATCTGGTTTAGTAGATTTTGCAGAAGATGGTTCAGCAGAATTAACAGAAGCTAAAGATATTAAATTTAAGAATGTAACTTACGCATTAAAAGAAAAAGGAGCATTTGTTGCATTGTCTAATACTTTATTAAATATGTCAGATAACGATTTAATAGGTTATGTTGCTAATGTATTTGCTAAGAAAGCTATAATAACTGAAAATAAAATGGCAATAGAAACATTAGGTAAGGGTAAAGTTAAAAAGCCTTTAGCAGACCATAAAGCTTTAAAGAAATCCTTAAGTGTAGATTTAGATCCTTCTGTATTATATGGTTGTGTAATTGTTACAAACCAAGATGGATTTGCTTTCTTAGATGCTATAGAAGATAAAAATGGTAGACCATTATTACAACCTAATCCAACAGATGCAACTAAGAAGATGTTTAATGGCTTCCCAATAGAAGTATTCTCTAACTCTATGTTACCAACAGTAGGTAAAAAAGTACCAGTTATTTATGGTAACTTAGAAGAAGCTGTAAAGTTTGTAGATAATGGTAAATATTCATTTGCTACAAGTGATCAAGCTGGTTTCTTAAAAAATGTTACATATGCAAGAATTATTGAACATATAGACTGTGTACAAGTAGATGCAAGTGATAAATTATATTGCTATGGAGAACTTACTATAGAATAA
- a CDS encoding HK97-gp10 family putative phage morphogenesis protein → MSSFSMEFTGLDELIKTCEELGTEQDLEKTNKKVLKECGDLAYKTVQPLIHKSRDNSKSGRKGSRPSGHAADNIPQPKFKKIKGRQYVIVGWDKSDNSKYWYMKIEEWGSSQRPPHHSFGKVNKILKKQYDNIAIKEYENLIKKLER, encoded by the coding sequence ATGAGTAGCTTTAGCATGGAATTTACTGGTTTAGATGAGCTTATAAAGACTTGTGAAGAATTAGGTACAGAACAAGATTTAGAGAAAACTAATAAGAAAGTTCTTAAAGAATGTGGAGATTTAGCTTATAAAACTGTACAACCATTGATTCACAAGAGTAGAGACAATAGCAAGAGTGGGAGAAAAGGTAGTAGACCATCAGGACATGCAGCAGATAATATTCCACAACCTAAATTTAAGAAAATTAAAGGAAGACAATATGTAATTGTTGGATGGGATAAATCAGATAACAGTAAATATTGGTATATGAAAATAGAAGAATGGGGATCTAGCCAAAGACCACCGCACCACTCATTTGGTAAAGTTAATAAGATATTAAAGAAACAATATGACAATATAGCAATTAAGGAATATGAAAACTTGATAAAAAAATTAGAAAGATAG